In the Channa argus isolate prfri chromosome 19, Channa argus male v1.0, whole genome shotgun sequence genome, CCACAGTGGCAGAAACTGTGGTGAGAAttgaaaagagacaaaagcGCATCAGTATCACTACAGTTTGCAGTTCTCATGAACGAGGGCTCATCACCTTAAAACTATTGGTTCGTGTTTACTTAGGATTTCTACACTGTTGTATATTTTAGGAATTTAAATCCTTAATTAACGTCTTTTTGTCCTGTGCGTGTCATTATGCTATgactgtgtgtaaaaaaaaaaagaagaagctgtgAACGAGGAAGCCATTACCGCCGTGCGTAAACCTGATACTGattaatttaacatatttaaagacccagcacacacactgatgatcaAGTCTGTGAGTGTTTGAGCATCCTTGACAGTCAGGAGTGAGAATTAAAACGGGACCAGCACTGTCCAAGTAAACGTTTGACGCAGATGAACGTGTTCTTCAGTTTCACCTGTCTTCGCTCCAAAAGCAGGTGCATTTAAACGtatgtacaatttaaaaacccACACGCTACATTTTGTTGTAAATCTTGtgatatttttgtcatttgtaattTTGCGTCTCTCAGTCTTTCCACAGTCGGGCTCAGCACTCCAAGCAAGGGCCGGAGGCGGGGTGCGCTCAACTTTTTTACACCTTTCTAGTAGTGGTCACTCCCACCACACGGTGATTGGCTGTCTGTGAGTTTATAGCGCAGCAACTTCCACGATTCTGCGCTGAATGGATGGTTCTTTCAATCCGTGCGGCTCCTAGAAGTGCCAAATGGATGTGACTAATTGTTTTCTATTGCAGCGTGAAAACGAGAAACGTCTGAGTTTGCCCcaataagtttttcttttttctttctatctctGTGTCGGCTGTTATCGGTTATAGTGCCTTGTTGTCTCTGCGAGCTGCCCGGTGGCTCTCCGAAGTTCCCAGCTGGACAGAGATGAGTAGTCCCGATGCGGGTTACGCCAGCGACGATCAGACCCAGGCAAGGTGTGCGATGTCAGTCATGATGGCTGGAATGGGACACTGCCAGTGGGCCGACACTCTCAGTCCTCTTAGGGACACGAAAGTGAAAAACGAGCCGTGCGCGTCCAGCTCCGGGAGCCAGAATCGCGCGAAGAGCGAACCGCGAATCCGACGGCCCATGAACGCGTTCATGGTCTGGGCGAAGGATGAGCGCAAGAGACTGGCTCAGCAAAACCCGGACCTGCACAACGCGGAGCTGAGCAAAATGCTCGGTAAGtaattctgcattttatttcatcaaTCTCGTGTTGCTAGTTGACAGATCTATAAAGTGTTTCTGAATTTGaggtgtttcttttaaaatattttaaagttttgttttcactttgatcaAACAAGAGTCAGCAGTAGTTTGTTCCTGGATGTAGATAATGGTCAGGAAGCAGGTGGagttattaaaagttaaaaggcCTGAGCTAAGCTTCAGATGTAACCTCAAAAACCTGTCCCTGCCCCCTGAAATGGCAACAAGCTATTTTTGTGCACATAACAAGGCTGCTTACAGTATCTGCTGACATATCACTGATGTGCACTCTCCTCCTGACCTGCAGGGAAATCATGGAAAGCCCTTTCTGTCACTGAAAAGCAGCCCTTTGTGGAAGAGGCAGAGCGGCTGCGGGTTCAGCATATGCAGGATCACCCCAACTACAAGTACCGCCCCCGGCGGCGAAAGCAGGTGAAGAGGATTAAGAGGCTGGACTCTGGATTTTTGGTGCACGGCGTGTCCGAGCACCAGGCCCCGTCAATGCCCGGGGACGGCAGAGTGTGTGTGGAAAGTCTAAGCATGGGCTACCACGAACACGGCTTCCAGCTTCCTCCACAGCCACTCAGTCACTACCGAGATGCTCAGGCCCTTGGGGGCCCCTCTTATGAAACCTACAGCCTCCCCACGCCTGACACCTCTCCTCTAGACGCCGTAGAGTCAGATTCCATGTTCTTCCCTTCACATTCACAAGAGGACTGCCACATGATGCCTGCATACGCTTACCACTCTCAGGCAGCAGAGTACCAGCCCCACGACCACCACAGCAACGCCATCCTGCACCGACATCCTGCCTCAGCTTCAGAGCAGCCCCCGCAGCCTGCCACCCTTCCCCCTTCCTACATGGGATGCCACAACCCTCTGGCCATGTACTACACCCAGCACTGCAGCCCCAGTCAAGCCAAACGGCATCCTGGTGGGGCAGGACAGCTCTCCCCCCCTCCTGACTCCCACCCTCACTCTGCAGACAATGTGGAGCAGATGCACCACTCTGAGCTGCTGGGTGAGGTGGACCGCAGCGAGTTTGAGCAGTATTTGAGTTCCTCTTCAGCGCGTGCGGACATGACAGGCTTGTCGTACGGGCCACACGAGGCTGGCATGCAAGGACCCGAAAGCCTCATATCATCGGTGCTGTCAGACGCCAGCACAGCTGTGTATTACTGTAGCTACAACAACTCATAACCTCCTGTCTCACCTGTTATCCTGCTGCAAGGACACATGATCTTACCTCAAATCTCTGTAGCTAAATTTgagcaaaattattttatttttctaattcttTTTCACTACTGACAGAGAAAGGCCCATGAGATTACAAAGTAAAGCTCAGACTTACAGACtttgtactgtatctgtgtgaGAACAGTTAATGAAGCCATAGAACATattaacatgaacatgaacactGGTTTTGAGGACATTAAGTCATTTTGTGATACTAAATATTGTACAGCCACTATTTTAAAACCTGTGTACATACcgaaggtgttttttttttatactttttgcaCTTTTGAGAAATAAATTTTGTCAAATACATctcttgtatttttctttcactctgaAAATTCCTCTCTATATGCAGGAACATAAGTCAACACGACGGAATCCCTCTTCTTTATTCTGTCACATTTTCCACATGGCACAAGATGATCGTTCCTTTGGTGTTGCCTCTGTATTACgtgcctctgtctgtgtttgttttctcgACTTCCACATGGAGCTGAATGGGCTCCCTACGGCACCAGTTGCTCACCTGGAAGCAGGGCAGCAGAGGGCTGTGACCCAGCTTCCTGGCCTGGACAGCGTGGAGGCAAACTCAGTGTCTGCCTTACACACGGCGCCTTGTTTGCGCAGCATGGGAGCACAGTTAATGGTCCGGACATCCCGTCTGTAAAACAGTTAGTGTCTTCTGATTAATAGTAGGGCCCATTAAAAATTCACAATGGTTACTACAACACtatacatttgtgtattttcacaGGTAAACATGGAGT is a window encoding:
- the sox17 gene encoding transcription factor SOX-17, which gives rise to MSSPDAGYASDDQTQARCAMSVMMAGMGHCQWADTLSPLRDTKVKNEPCASSSGSQNRAKSEPRIRRPMNAFMVWAKDERKRLAQQNPDLHNAELSKMLGKSWKALSVTEKQPFVEEAERLRVQHMQDHPNYKYRPRRRKQVKRIKRLDSGFLVHGVSEHQAPSMPGDGRVCVESLSMGYHEHGFQLPPQPLSHYRDAQALGGPSYETYSLPTPDTSPLDAVESDSMFFPSHSQEDCHMMPAYAYHSQAAEYQPHDHHSNAILHRHPASASEQPPQPATLPPSYMGCHNPLAMYYTQHCSPSQAKRHPGGAGQLSPPPDSHPHSADNVEQMHHSELLGEVDRSEFEQYLSSSSARADMTGLSYGPHEAGMQGPESLISSVLSDASTAVYYCSYNNS